The following proteins are co-located in the Solanum pennellii chromosome 8, SPENNV200 genome:
- the LOC107028136 gene encoding acylsugar acyltransferase 3-like: MASPALKILSRASKKLIKPSSPTPLTQKWHKFSLIEQAQTHTYVPFGFFYSNNQLGALSNQPSQTSKLLENSLSKNLVSYYPYAGHMKDNAVIDCNDKGVEFLNVHIDAPMSQVLNDKDCHVKDLIFPHGVAWENDSEYGLAVIQLTHFDCGGIAVSTCLSHKIGDACNGLQFSIDWAKLARDPNAKITPPYYISDTIFPSPPSGPLDSPVVPSILDGCTQKRYVFSSSKVSELRSSIASVSQVKDPTPTEVLSALLFKCVAKAVTANSGSFVPSKLIQYADLRGMISPKLPPNSIGNVLSHFSTHISNEADMNLPQIVSLMREEKLLFRTRDNIKENAWALEILELAKGLPPKKKEFDEYTCSSVCKFPFYDVDFGWGKPMAATIATGPYNKLFNLMNYKDDGIEAFVVLNEQDMSVFERDEEFLEFASPYANYF, from the coding sequence ATGGCATCACCTGCATTAAAAATTCTATCAAGAGCTTCCAAGAAACTCATTAAACCTTCTTCTCCAACCCCTTTAACTCAAAAATGGCACAAATTTTCTCTCATTGAACAAGCTCAAACACACACTTATGTACCCTTTGGTTTTTTCTATTCCAACAATCAATTAGGTGCACTTTCTAATCAACCTTCTCAAACATCAAAACTTCTTGAAAACTCCCTCTCCAAAAATTTAGTCTCCTATTATCCATATGCAGGACACATGAAAGATAACGCGGTGATCGATTGTAATGACAAAGGTGTTGAGTTCTTGAATGTCCATATTGATGCACCAATGTCTCAAGTTCTCAATGACAAAGATTGTCATGTCAAAGATTTAATCTTCCCTCATGGTGTAGCTTGGGAGAACGATTCGGAGTATGGTTTGGCTGTGATTCAACTAACACATTTCGATTGTGGAGGAATTGCAGTGAGTACATGTTTGTCACACAAGATTGGAGACGCATGTAATGGTTTACAATTCTCAATCGATTGGGCTAAATTAGCACGCGATCCAAATGCAAAAATAACTCCACCTTATTATATAAGTGACACTATTTTTCCATCACCACCAAGTGGTCCTCTGGATTCCCCTGTTGTTCCATCAATATTAGATGGATGTACACAAAAGAGGTATGTTTTTTCCTCATCAAAAGTGAGTGAACTTAGGTCCTCTATTGCTAGTGTCTCACAAGTGAAAGATCCTACACCTACTGAAGTCCTTAGTGCACTTCTTTTCAAATGTGTTGCTAAAGCAGTGACCGCGAACTCTGGCTCCTTTGTCCCTTCTAAATTGATCCAATATGCAGATTTACGCGGAATGATTTCACCAAAGTTACCACCTAACTCTATTGGCAATGTTCTGTCTCACTTTTCGACACATATTTCCAACGAAGCAGACATGAACTTACCACAAATAGTTAGTCTCATGAGGGAAGAAAAACTACTATTTAGGACTAGAGATAATATCAAAGAAAATGCATGGGCATTGGAGATTCTTGAATTAGCTAAAGGATTGCCACCCAAGAAGAAGGAATTTGATGAGTATACTTGTAGTAGTGTGTGTAAATTTCCATTCTATGACGTCGATTTTGGTTGGGGCAAGCCAATGGCTGCAACCATAGCTACTGGTCCATACAATAAGTTGTTCAATTTGATGAACTACAAAGACGATGGCATTGAAGCATTCGTCGTGTTGAATGAACAAGACATGTCTGTATTTGAGCGCGATGAAGAGTTTCTTGAATTTGCTTCCCCATAtgcaaattatttttag